Within Hydrogenophaga sp. PAMC20947, the genomic segment AGCCGCGCCACTTCCACCACGTCGCGTATCAGCGATTGCCAGGCGCACGAGCTTCCAGCGACCCGTTGGCGAACGGTGTCCGATTCAACCAGCGCGCGGATCGTCTGCCAGCGCTGCAGCCGACACGCTCCCTCGTCGGCATTGGGCGGAAGCTCATGCCACAACAGCAGATCGGTAGCGCCCGCATCGAGCACGCGCCACATCGCGGCAGGATCGAACGGTCTATCGCCCACCGCAACGGCGAGCACGGAGCAGCCTTGGCAAAGCTCGCGCAGGGTGTTCAGGGCATGTTCATCGGGTTGGGCCAGTACGGCGATGCCCAGCATGCAGGTGGGCGGCGGCGTGGCCGAGGTGTCAATGCCGGCCTGATGGAACAGCGACATCAACGGCGCTTGCAGATCGACCGGGACATCGCCCAAAAATCTCAGCCAAGCAGGGATGGCCATCGCTCATTCCGTCCGACGGTGCGGCGTTCTGTTGGGCCGGGTTTCGGAACCCGCACCGCACACAGCGTTGATGACCATGGTTTGCTCCCGCTTGAGAGCGATTCATTATAGGCGGATCGTCAGCGCATGCCTCCCCCTGTTGGGGGACTTTCGGCGATGTCGACCGCCCTTCCTGCCATGGTTTTCACCGGCTCGAATCTGAACAATGTTGTCGACAATCCGGTGAGCAATTGTGATCAGATTGATGAATTTTGTAACTCCCATTTCCAGGAGCCAACAAACTTCTGCACTTGTAATTCGATCCGCGTGTTCGAGCCGCCGGGGAGCCCTTTCACCCGACAAGTTGTCATTGTTGAACAGGGGGGCGCGGCGCGTGTCAAGGTGCAGGACTGAGGTCTGTCGTCTCGCATGGCAGGGAAGAATATCGCTTCGTGGAACAAAGGGCAATCAAATCGCCTGGCTGTAAAACCGGGTTGCTGCAGCTATTGCTTGCCCCCCGGGGAAACCACTGGAAGTTGGTGTTTGCCTGCGAAGGCAAGTGAAGTCCACAGCGCGCAATGAAGGCCTGGACCCAGTCCGACCGCCGCAGAGGCGGTGTTCATCGTTCGCCCCACAGACTTGAGATCACCCACGTTGCGCATGGGCTGGCACAAGGCGATCGTGCTGTTTGTGATCAGGGCTGCTCGAGATCCGCTCCGGGCATCGGTGCGTCTGACACTTTCTTGCGCGCCGCCTGCACACGCCCGTACGTGCTGTCCAGCAGGTGCGCCAGTTTCTGCGCCGCGCCTTGTACCGCCTGCGCCTGCGTTGCGGCGTGTTCGGTGACCGCAACAGGCTGCCGGCCCTGGAGCCGGGCCTCCATCATGCAGCGCTGGTCGTGCAACCCACCCTTGTCGCCGTTTTCGTCGCTCAGGTGTACCTCCACTCGAGTGACGTGGTCACTGAAATGACCCAGCGCCTCTTCTATTTGCGCGCTGACGTGCGCGGCCAACCGGTCATGGCCGTCGACATGGGCACCTGTGTTCACTTGAATCTTCATAGGGTTCTCCTGTGGGTTGGGGGTTGATGAGGGGGTTGCACGCTGCCAGGTACCTCAACCCACGTTTTTTCATCCGTGGCTTCGTGGCTACCTCCAAGCGTTCAACTCCATACTAGGCCTTCATACCGTGGGTTGCTGTGCTGCTGCGGTTTGACCGGCCGGCGGATGCAGGAATGTTGTGGTCGATCAAAGAGTCAGCACATACTGTCGAAAGTTGGGCGACCGAATCAAAGAACCGGTGTGTCACGCAGGACCGGATCTTGTGTGCAGCTACGGTGGTCAACCGCGGGTCGGCACATGGCCCGATGTTTGCTCAAATCGGGGGCGGCGCGGTGCAGAGGCGGGCGGAATCCTGTTCAAGAAATCGCCTGCCCGGTGGTTGCCGCCATGGTGCAACCCCCATCAGCGTCAGGTCTCTGACTTTTTCCAGGGCGTCGAACACACCGCCATCCAGCACCTCCGAGCGGTCGGTGTAGCTGAACCGTTCGGCACAGGCGCTCTGGTTGGGTTTGCCTGGCTGAATGGGTTCGATGTCAACGTCAGGCTGGCTCAGCAATCCGCCCGTTTGACGCCGCCGTATGGTGGCGAAAAGCCGGCAACGGCTCTCATTCAGTGCGCCCACCTCACGCGCTGTGCCAGCCGCTCAAACCCCATGTCCACCACCACGGCCAGCATGCCCACCACGACCGCGCCTTGCAGCACATAAGCGGTGTTAAAGCCGCTCAAACCCACAATGATGGGTGAGCCCAGCGTCTTCGCCCCCACGGTGGAGGCAATGGCTGCCGTGCCAATGTTGATGATGACCGACGTGCGCACACCCGACAGCCAGACCGGCAAGGCCAGCGGCCCCTCCACTTGAGTCAGGCGCTGCCACGGTGTCAGGCCCATGCCATTGGCGGCTTGTAACACCGGGGCTGGCACGGCTTCCAGGCCCGTGATGGTGCCCTGCACCACCGGCAGCAAGCCATACAGCGCCAATGCCATCAAGGCGGGCAGCTCGCCAAAACCCACCGCGGGTACGGCGAGCGCCAGCACCGCCACCGGCGGCAGTGTCTGCCCCATGGACACCAGCGTCTCCACCACGGGCCGAAAGGCTTTGCCCCAGGGCCGGGTCACCCAGATCCCAGCCAGCGTGCCCACCAGCACCGAGGCCGCGCCGGACACGCCCACCAACAGCAGGTGCTGCCACAGCAGTTGCGTGAACGGCTCCTGGCGGTACACCGGGCGCTCCAGTTGGGGAAACAGGTGGGCAAACAGCGGCTCGCTGTGCGGCAGGCCCATCACCAACACCGCCAGCAGCAGCGCGGCCCACAGCAGCTTGTCACGCCACCAAGCGGGGCCCGGTTCAACCATGAGGGGCGTCCACAGCCGACCGATTGAACAGGTCGGCCGCCAACAACAACCCGGCAGGGGCGCCCGAGTCGTCGGTGAGATTGAGCGTGGCGCAGCCGTGCAAGGCCATGATGGAGACGGCTTCGCGCAGCGAGGCGCTGGCCGCCAATGTGGGCACGGGCTGGGCCGCCCCGGCGCGCGCCAGGCTGCCCGCACGGTGCAGGGACAGCAGTTTGATGCCCACATCGCTGCGTCCCACAAAATCGGCCACGCGGTCGTTGGCGGGCTGGCTCAGCAGCGCCAGCGGCGTGCCCACCTGCGCAATGCGGCCCTGCTCCATCAACACAATTTTTGTGCCCAGGCGCAGCGCCTCGTCGATGTCGTGCGTCACCATGATGATGGTCTTGCCCGATGCCTGGTGAATGCGCTTCACCTCGTCTTGCAAAGCGGCGCGTATGAGCGGGTCCAGCGCGCCAAAGGGCTCGTCCATCAACAGCACCTCCGGGTCGCCCGCCAGCGCGCGCGCCACGCCCACGCGCTGCTGCTGGCCGCCCGACAACTGGTGCGGATAGCGCGGACCGTAGGTGGCGGGGTCCAGGTCAAACAGGGTCTGCAACTCGTTCACGCGGGCGGCAATGCGCTCGGGTGGCCAGCCCAGCATGGTCGGCACCACACCAATATTGCGCGCGACCGTCCAGTGCGGGAACAGCCCCACCGACTGAATCACGTAGCCCATGCGAAGGCGCAAGTCGCGCACCGGCTGCTGCGCGATGTCCTGGCCGTCCAGCGACACGGTGCCGGTGCTGGGCTGCTCCATGCGGTTGATCATCTTGAGCAGCGTCGATTTGCCCGAACCCGAGGCGCCAATCAGCACCACCAGCTCACCGCGTGCTATGTGCAGGCTCACGCCGTCCAGCGCCTTGGGAGCATCGGCCGCATGAGCGTAGATTTTGGACACGTTGCGAATGTCAATCACGGCGCAAAAACTCCATAGAAGGGGTGGCCGGCCGGGTCAACCGGATCAGTCCTTTGAACACGCCATCCACCAGCGCGCCCATCACAACGATGGGCACAACGCCCAGCAAAACCAGGTCCTGGGCGCTGCTGAACAAGCCTTCAAACATCAGGCTGCCCAGGCCCCCCGCGCCGATCAGTGCCGTCACGGCGGCCAGGCCCACGGCCTGAATGCTGGCGGTGCGAACGCCGCCCAGCACCACCGGCAGCGCCAGCGGCACCTGCGCCTGCCAAAACAGCTGGCCTTGTGAAAACCCCAGGCCCTGCGCCGCCTGCGTCACCGCCGAAGGCACCTGCGCCAGTCCGGCCAGCGTGCCGCGCACCACGGGCAGCAGGCTGTACAGCATGAGGGCCAGCACGCCGGGTGCCAAGCCCACGCCACTGATGCCCGCGCGGCCCAGTGCCGGCCAGCTCGCGGCCAGCCAGGCCAGCGGCGCCATCAGCAGGCCAAACAAGGCAATGGAGGGAATGGTTTGAATGATGTTGAGCACCGGGAACATCGCCCGCGCCGCGGCTGCATAGCGGTGCGTGGCCCAGCCCAGCGGCAGGCCAACGGCCAGGGTGAAGAAAAGCGCCAGCCCCACGATCTGCCCGTGGCGCGTGATGGCCGCCCAGAAAGCTTCGTCGCGGTTGGCGTATTCCTTCATGATGGACAGCTCATCGGCAGCGCCACTGGCCAGCAAAAACGCCAGCGGCAACAAGGCCATGGCCGCCACGCCGAGTCGGGTCAGCGTGCCCGCGCGCAGGGTTTGCATGGCGTCGGCCAGCACCAGGCCCAACAGCAGCCAGGCCAGCCACAAGCCACTGCCCAGCGAGGTGCGGCCAAACGGGTTTTCGGCCGTCACCCCCTGGGTGGCCTGGCTGGCGGCAAAAGCACCCAGGCCCACCACCAAACCGATGGCCGCCGCCACGGTGAGCCACAGGGTGACCCGCCTGGCAGGCAACAGTGAGAGCCCCAGCAGGGCCATCAACAAGGCGGCCAAGCCCCAGACGGGGCCATGTAAAAGGGCAAAAAAAGACACCGCTTCGCCCGACACCAGCCGGTTCGGGGCCACCCGCACCAGCGGCAGGCTCCACAAAGCGCCCACAGCCATCAGCGAAAGGGCCGCTTGCGCCGCGCGCCAACGGGGTGGCGCGGCGGGGTGCAGGGCACTAGCCAACGTCATGGCGGCCCCGGTGCGGCGTCACCGCCGGGCTTATTTCAACAGCCCTTTGGACTTCAGGAAGTCCGAGGCCACTTTTCTGGCGTCTTGGCCTTCCAGCTGAATCTTGGCGTTCAGGCTCTGCAGCGTGGGACCGTCCAGCAGCTTGAACACCGGCGCCAAAGCGTCAGCAATCTTGGGGTTTTGCTTGAGGACCGCTTCGCGAACGATGGGCGCCGGGGCGTAAATGGGCTGCACGCCTTTGGGGTCGTCCAGAATCACCAAGCCGAGCGCGGCCACCGCGCCATCGGTGCCGTAAGCCATGGCAGCGTTCACGCCTGAGGTTTTTTCACCCGCTGCGCGAATCGTCACCGCCGTGTCGCCACCAGCGAGCGTCAGCAATTGCTCGGGCTTGAGTTTGAAGTTGTAAGCGGCCTGGAAAGCCGGCAGCGCGTCCGAGCGCTCCACAAACTCGGCTGAGGCTGCCAGCTTGAACTGCCCGCCCTTGCCCAACCACTGGCCCAAGTCGTCCAGCGTGGCCAGCTTGTTGGGCGTGGCGACGTCTTTGCGGATGGCAATCGCCCAGGTGTTGTTGGCGGGCGATGGCGCCAACCACACGATTTTGTTTTTCTCAAAGTCCAGCACCTTCACGCGCTCGTAGCCCGCCTTGGCGTCTTTCCAGACCGGGTTGGACTCTTCGCCAAAAATGAAGGCGCCGTTGCCGGTGTACTCGGGGTACAGGTCAATCTCACCGGCGGTCAGGGCGCCGCGCATCACCTTGGTGTTGCCCAGGCCAGACTTGTTCTCAGTCTTGATGCCATTCGCCTCCAGCGCCAGCACGATCATGTTGCCCAGCAACTTGCCTTCGGTGTCGATCTTGGAACCCACGCGCACCGGCGCGCCCGCCTGCGCAAAAGCGCCGCCAACGGCCAATGAGCCCACCAGCAGCAGCGCGGTTCTACGTTGAATGAATGTCATGGTGAGGAATGTGTAGACAAAAAAATAGGAGGCTTGGGCGCCCGGCCGTTGACGGCAACAGCCACCGCCGCCAGCATTGAAGCCCATTGCGGCGCCAATAGCCTTGGAGCTTATCAAAGTTAGCCGTTTTCCGGATGCCCCGCCACAAGAGGCCAGGCAAGACCCCAAGGCCATTGCTTGCGGCGTTCTGGGTCAGCTACAGATGCCTGGGGACTGGTCTTGCCTGTGGTTGGGTTTGATGGCAGGGCTGTCTTCGCGCTGGATCAATGGCCCGTTTCGGCCTATGCTTTCTGAAGCGAGGCAGGGATCTCCAATGCCAGACCACGCTCCCGACAGGAGCCATTCACGACAAGGACGCCATGATCCATCTGACAGTGAACGGGCGGTCTATCGAGGTTGACGAAGGGTCAACCTTGCTCGATGCCGCCCACCAGGCCGGTGTGCATGTGCCAACGCTTTGCCACTATCCCCGCCTGCCCTCGCGCGCCGTGTGCCGCATGTGTCTCGTGGAAGTCGAAGGCGAGGCACAACCCCAACCGGCGTGCGCCACGCGGGCAAAAGAGGCCAGCCGTGTCACGACCGACTCCGAAGCCCTGCGAAGCTTCCGCGAAACCAACATGCAGTGGCTGCTGGCGCGGCACCCGAACGACTGCATGCGGTGCGAAGCCAACGGCTCCTGCCAGTTGCAAGGGCTGGCCAGCGACTACCCGGTGGTGAATGCATTTGAGTTTGTGCCTCTGGGCTCGCCCGAACATCCCGAGCGCCACCTGACGGACCACACCTCGCCGAGCATCTGGCGCGATCTGTCGAAGTGCGTTGAATGCGGCCTGTGTGCAGATGCCTGTGGCGATGCGGGACAACGCCAACACGTGATCGGGTTCGCAGGGCATGGGTCTGACCGCCTGCCCGTCACCGTTTTCAACCAATCGCTGGCCGACACCAACTGCATCTCCTGCGGCCAGTGCACGCTGGTGTGCCCCGTCGGCGCGTTGATCGAAGCGCCCGACTGGCATGAGGTGCTCCATACCCTCGATGCCCGAAGGCGGGTCTCCGTGGTGCAGGTGGCGCCGGCAACGCGTGTGGCCATCAGCGAAGAATTCGGCATGGAACCCGGCACCGTGAGCACGGGCCGCATGATCAATGCGCTGCGGCAACTGGGCTTTGACCACGTCTTCGACACCAACTTTGCGGCCGATCTGACGATCATGGAAGAAGGCACCGAGTTGATGACACGGCTCAAAGACGGGCAAAGGCTGCCCCTCTTCACGTCGTGCTGCCCGGGCTGGGTCAACTGGGTCGAGATCAACCGGCCCGATCTGCTGCCCAACCTGAGCACCACCAAATCGCCGCAGCAAATGCACGGCGCCATGACCAAGCGCGGCGTCTTCGCGAGCACGCTGGGCCCTGCATTCGCGAGTGGCGAAGCCGAGCCTTATGTGGTCAGCGTGATGCCCTGCACGGCCAAGAAGGACGAAGCCCGGCGGCCCGATATGGCCGGCGATGTGGACCACGTACTGACCACGCGCGAACTGGCCAAAATGATCCGGGCGCGTGGCATCGCCTTTGGTGCATTGCCGGACGACGGCGCGTTCGACAACCCCCTCGGCGAAAGCACCGGAGCCGGCCAAATCTTCGGCGCATCGGGTGGCGTCATGGAGGCGATGGTGCGCACCGCAGCGCACTTCCTCGGCCAAGCCAGCACCCTGCCGCTGGAGTGGCACCAACTGCGAGGCGTGGACAAGGTGGTGAAAACCGCCGAAGTGCCCGGGCTGGGCCGGGTCGCCATCTGCAATGGCATCGCCGCTGCACAGGAATTGCTCGAAGACGACGCCTGGCGGCAGGCCTTCGTGGCCATCGAGGTCATGGCTTGTGTGGGGGGTTGCCTGGGCGGGGGCGGCGAGCCCAAGTCCATGGATCCCCTGATTCTTGAAAAACGCATGAAAGCCATTTACGCGATCGACAAACAGGCGCCGAAGCGGCGGTCGCACGAAAACCAGGACGTTCAGAAACTGTATTCAACGCAGTTGAAACACCCGAACTCCGCTGAGGCACACACCTTGCTGCACACCAGCTTTGCCGCCCGCCACTCCAAGCGATCGCTCTTGATGCGGTTTCTCGATGGCGTGGACAGGCGAGACGGCAGCGCCGCCGCCGCGCTGTTGCATCCGCAAGCAACCTGGTCCACGGCATCGCCCTTCGGCGAGATCCACGGCGCCGCAAGCATCGAAGCGTTCATCACCACCCGCCTGCCCCCGCGCCAACAGGGCCCGGCCTATGCAAGACACCGCATGGCCTCCGCCGCCGATGTCAACGACCTGTCGATCATCACGCCCGCCGGCGAGCGGTGCCGCTTCAGCGTCGAAACCACCATGCTCCACAGAGAGGGCCAAGACCGAATGGTGATCCAAAAACTCGTGCGCCACGTCCCGTGATCGGCGCCAGGCGCCCATGCGGTTTGGGGGTATCTGCCCCGAGTGCGGGCAAGCCGCCGCGGCAGGACCGGGTATCGGCGATCGACCGGGGCGCGCTGAAGGGGATCGCAACTTCACCGGCGTTGCCCGGGTTGAAATAGGTGCAGCGGCCTGTTTTCCCTGGCGACGAAGCTGGTAGGCTTGTCATTGAACGGGTGCCCCGCGCTTGCACGCAGCGCATCGTCCCCCCCAACCCATTCAAAAGAGGACTCCAATGAGCCAACCCCTGACTTCCGCCCAGCGCGATGAACTCAAAGCCTTGCTGCTCAAACGCCGCGAAGAACTGCAGCTGGAGATGCAGCAGAACCGAGAAAACCTCACGCCGCCCACCAGCGACGAAGGCGGCATGGTGCAGCGCAACGTGACCCGCGAAGTGGACCAGACCCTGACCGACCTCGATGCAACCGACATCACCCGCATCGATCGCGCGCTCAAGGCGATGGCCGACGGCAGCTACGGGCAATGCAGTGAATGCGGCTGTGACATCCCCTTCGAGCGACTGCAGATCGAGCCGCAGACCGAGCACTGCGTGGCTTGCAAAGGACGCAGGGAGGAAGCCTCAGGCCAGGTCTAAACACCCGCCCGATCCCACCGGAGTCCTGTTGCGTCATGTCGCGCAAACATCCAGCTCCCAGAGTGAAGCCCCAACCCATGGGGCACCACTCAAGCACATGAAATGCGGTGAACACCGTCAGGCTGCTCTCTTCAAGCGCCGGTGCCCGCAAAGCAAGTTCGGTGTCAGGCCTCGTCTTGTCTTTCGTCATTTCCGGACGCGGGTAGGCAAAAGGGAAGGCGGTCTTTACCTCTGAAGTCCACGTTCAAACAGGCCGTGGGATCAAGAAAGCGCCCAGGCTCACAACGAACGGGTGGCCCATGCAGCGGCGCCAAAAAAGCGCCGTCGGCCAGACCCAGGCCACTCAAGCGCCGAAGTCCAAAAAGCTTTAGGGTTCATCCCGCTGAACTGGCATTTTTACGCCCGTATGCCACCGGCAAGCTCAGGCCATGCTCAGATGCAAAACCCCTCATGAAGTTCTATCAAGAGACTTCAGGGGAATCAAACCATGGCTGCGCGCGCCGATTGAATACACGGTGTCGGTGCTACGATATTGCTGAAACTGGTTTCATAAAATCACAAAAAAAGAGACAAATGCGAGATCCAGCGATGAAAAATGCAGCACCGTCGCCCCCCCTTGCCAAAGCCACAATCGCCGATGTTGCGCGGACTGCCGGGGTATCCAAAGCCACGGTGTCCCGCTTCCTCAACCACCGGGACAGGCTGCTCTCCAAAGACATTGCCACGCGCGTCGAGGTGGCCATTGCCGCACTCGGCTACAGCCCAAGCCCCATGGCACAAGCCCTCAAGCGGGGGCGCACAAAACTGATCGGACTGGTGGTGGCCGATGCCAGCAACCCCTTCTCCATCGCGTTGCTGCGCGGCGCCGAAAAGGTGTGCCAGCAAGCAGGCTATCTGATCATGCTGTTCAACCTGGCTGACGATGACACCCGCGAGCAAGAGGCCATTGAAGCCCTCTCGACCTACCAAGTGGAAGGCTTCATTCTCAACACACTGGGCCATGACGGCGGTGCAGCCGCCAACGCGATGAGCCAAGGCAAACCTGTGGTGCTGATTGACCGGCGCCACCAGGATCTGCAGGTGGATTTTGTGTCACTCGACAACGCTGGCGCCATGCGGTTGGCCATTGAGCATTTGGTGGCTCAAGGCTACCGCCACATGCTCTATGTCACAGAGTCAGTGAAAGGCGTGAGCACACGGGAGGAACGGGCTTCATCGTTTCACCGTTGGATCAAGGAACAACGAGAAGTTGACCCGCTGCTGACCGGTCGAACCCTTGAAAACTCAGCCCGGCAGGGCGAAGGGCTGGACGAGGGCTTGCGAACCCTTTACGCCAGCGCGCCCTGCTGCCAAGCGGCCGTGATCACCAGCAACGCCGTCACATCGCTGCGCGTTGTCGCGTCCATGGCGCGTCTGAATCTTCGCCTGGGAATGGACATCGGTTTGGTCGGCATCGACGAGACCGAATGGGCACCCTACATCGGGCCAGGCATCAGCACCATCGCCCAGCCGACGGGTGAACTGGGCCATATCGCAGCCAGCTGTTTGATCGAGCGCCTGAAAGGGCAACAGCCCCCTCCGCGACAAATCTTGCTGTCAGGCGAGCTGATCCGCCGGGGCAGTTCGCTGACCCACCCACCCACCGAACCCTAGGGTTTTCCATGATTGCAGAGCGCCGGTTGATTTTTACAATCAACTGAAACCGGTTTCACGAAATGGCGGAAATCGGCTGAAATCCAGCTCAAAAGATTCGTGTCTGCAAACCTTTGTAGGGGCACAGCGCAAGGCCACCGCATTGCCGCATGGGGGTTTCGCGACCTTTGAAATCCGTCAGGCCCTGGCCGACCAGATGGCCAGCCCGACCCCGCCACCAACGATGACCAACAAGCAATTTCGTTTTCTTCTTAACAAGGAGCCCCACCGACAAACCCTTGAAGCATTCCCCTAGGCGACCCTTTCAGATCGCCGATTGCCACCGCGACCGTTTTCTCAAGAATTCATACAACCCCAGGAGACATCCATGAAAAGCATTCAATCTTTACCGCGCCTCGTCAAAAGCATTCTCTGCGTCACCACGGTGCTGTCGGCCACGCTGGTCGGTGTCTCGGCCCACGCTGAATACCCCACCAAGCCAATCGAACTCGTCGTGCCCTACTCGCCAGGCGGCGGAACCGACTTGCTCGCGCGCACGTTTGCAGACATCGCCAAAAAGTACTTGCCGCAATCCATGGGTGTCATCAACAAACCAGGGGCTGGAG encodes:
- a CDS encoding ABC transporter ATP-binding protein produces the protein MIDIRNVSKIYAHAADAPKALDGVSLHIARGELVVLIGASGSGKSTLLKMINRMEQPSTGTVSLDGQDIAQQPVRDLRLRMGYVIQSVGLFPHWTVARNIGVVPTMLGWPPERIAARVNELQTLFDLDPATYGPRYPHQLSGGQQQRVGVARALAGDPEVLLMDEPFGALDPLIRAALQDEVKRIHQASGKTIIMVTHDIDEALRLGTKIVLMEQGRIAQVGTPLALLSQPANDRVADFVGRSDVGIKLLSLHRAGSLARAGAAQPVPTLAASASLREAVSIMALHGCATLNLTDDSGAPAGLLLAADLFNRSAVDAPHG
- a CDS encoding [FeFe] hydrogenase, group A, translating into MIHLTVNGRSIEVDEGSTLLDAAHQAGVHVPTLCHYPRLPSRAVCRMCLVEVEGEAQPQPACATRAKEASRVTTDSEALRSFRETNMQWLLARHPNDCMRCEANGSCQLQGLASDYPVVNAFEFVPLGSPEHPERHLTDHTSPSIWRDLSKCVECGLCADACGDAGQRQHVIGFAGHGSDRLPVTVFNQSLADTNCISCGQCTLVCPVGALIEAPDWHEVLHTLDARRRVSVVQVAPATRVAISEEFGMEPGTVSTGRMINALRQLGFDHVFDTNFAADLTIMEEGTELMTRLKDGQRLPLFTSCCPGWVNWVEINRPDLLPNLSTTKSPQQMHGAMTKRGVFASTLGPAFASGEAEPYVVSVMPCTAKKDEARRPDMAGDVDHVLTTRELAKMIRARGIAFGALPDDGAFDNPLGESTGAGQIFGASGGVMEAMVRTAAHFLGQASTLPLEWHQLRGVDKVVKTAEVPGLGRVAICNGIAAAQELLEDDAWRQAFVAIEVMACVGGCLGGGGEPKSMDPLILEKRMKAIYAIDKQAPKRRSHENQDVQKLYSTQLKHPNSAEAHTLLHTSFAARHSKRSLLMRFLDGVDRRDGSAAAALLHPQATWSTASPFGEIHGAASIEAFITTRLPPRQQGPAYARHRMASAADVNDLSIITPAGERCRFSVETTMLHREGQDRMVIQKLVRHVP
- a CDS encoding ABC transporter permease, with translation MVEPGPAWWRDKLLWAALLLAVLVMGLPHSEPLFAHLFPQLERPVYRQEPFTQLLWQHLLLVGVSGAASVLVGTLAGIWVTRPWGKAFRPVVETLVSMGQTLPPVAVLALAVPAVGFGELPALMALALYGLLPVVQGTITGLEAVPAPVLQAANGMGLTPWQRLTQVEGPLALPVWLSGVRTSVIINIGTAAIASTVGAKTLGSPIIVGLSGFNTAYVLQGAVVVGMLAVVVDMGFERLAQRVRWAH
- a CDS encoding HPF/RaiA family ribosome-associated protein, producing MKIQVNTGAHVDGHDRLAAHVSAQIEEALGHFSDHVTRVEVHLSDENGDKGGLHDQRCMMEARLQGRQPVAVTEHAATQAQAVQGAAQKLAHLLDSTYGRVQAARKKVSDAPMPGADLEQP
- a CDS encoding TraR/DksA family transcriptional regulator translates to MSQPLTSAQRDELKALLLKRREELQLEMQQNRENLTPPTSDEGGMVQRNVTREVDQTLTDLDATDITRIDRALKAMADGSYGQCSECGCDIPFERLQIEPQTEHCVACKGRREEASGQV
- a CDS encoding ABC transporter substrate-binding protein — translated: MTFIQRRTALLLVGSLAVGGAFAQAGAPVRVGSKIDTEGKLLGNMIVLALEANGIKTENKSGLGNTKVMRGALTAGEIDLYPEYTGNGAFIFGEESNPVWKDAKAGYERVKVLDFEKNKIVWLAPSPANNTWAIAIRKDVATPNKLATLDDLGQWLGKGGQFKLAASAEFVERSDALPAFQAAYNFKLKPEQLLTLAGGDTAVTIRAAGEKTSGVNAAMAYGTDGAVAALGLVILDDPKGVQPIYAPAPIVREAVLKQNPKIADALAPVFKLLDGPTLQSLNAKIQLEGQDARKVASDFLKSKGLLK
- a CDS encoding LacI family DNA-binding transcriptional regulator encodes the protein MKNAAPSPPLAKATIADVARTAGVSKATVSRFLNHRDRLLSKDIATRVEVAIAALGYSPSPMAQALKRGRTKLIGLVVADASNPFSIALLRGAEKVCQQAGYLIMLFNLADDDTREQEAIEALSTYQVEGFILNTLGHDGGAAANAMSQGKPVVLIDRRHQDLQVDFVSLDNAGAMRLAIEHLVAQGYRHMLYVTESVKGVSTREERASSFHRWIKEQREVDPLLTGRTLENSARQGEGLDEGLRTLYASAPCCQAAVITSNAVTSLRVVASMARLNLRLGMDIGLVGIDETEWAPYIGPGISTIAQPTGELGHIAASCLIERLKGQQPPPRQILLSGELIRRGSSLTHPPTEP
- a CDS encoding ABC transporter permease; this translates as MTLASALHPAAPPRWRAAQAALSLMAVGALWSLPLVRVAPNRLVSGEAVSFFALLHGPVWGLAALLMALLGLSLLPARRVTLWLTVAAAIGLVVGLGAFAASQATQGVTAENPFGRTSLGSGLWLAWLLLGLVLADAMQTLRAGTLTRLGVAAMALLPLAFLLASGAADELSIMKEYANRDEAFWAAITRHGQIVGLALFFTLAVGLPLGWATHRYAAAARAMFPVLNIIQTIPSIALFGLLMAPLAWLAASWPALGRAGISGVGLAPGVLALMLYSLLPVVRGTLAGLAQVPSAVTQAAQGLGFSQGQLFWQAQVPLALPVVLGGVRTASIQAVGLAAVTALIGAGGLGSLMFEGLFSSAQDLVLLGVVPIVVMGALVDGVFKGLIRLTRPATPSMEFLRRD